Genomic segment of Phormidium ambiguum IAM M-71:
GAAATCGACGGAATTACTCTTGATAATAACACGCGAAACATTGATACAATTCGCAGGGAAGTAGGAATGGTATTTCAACAATTTAATCTATTTCCTCATTTAACTGTCCTGCAAAACATTACCTTAGCACCAATTTGGGTACGGAAACGATCGCAAAAACAAGCCGAAGAAACCGCAATGCAACTATTAGAAAGAGTCGGAATATTGCAACAAGCTTCCAAATATCCCGCCCAACTTTCAGGAGGACAACAACAACGAGTTGCGATCGCAAGAGCCCTCGCCATGCAGCCTAAAATCATGTTATTCGACGAACCCACATCAGCACTAGACCCCGAAATGGTACGAGAAGTGCTTGATGTCATGCGAACATTAGCCCAAAGCGGAATGACAATGGTAGTAGTTACTCATGAAGTAGGATTTGCCCGTGAAGTAGCCGATCGCGTCATCTTAATGGATAGTGGTTTAATAGTAGAAGAAGCCACACCCAACGAATTTTTCCAACGTCCCCAAGAAGAACGTACCCGGCAATTTTTATCACAAATTCTTTAGAAACTTGTCATTAGTCATTAGTTATTAGTAAGATTTATTGACGACTTCTATAAACAACAAACAACAAATGACAAATGACAAATGACAAATAACCAGTAACTAATCTATAGGTTCTAGTTGTCTAGGAGTAGTAACTCCCGAAGGTTGCGTAAAATTTCTACCTGAATTATGCAAAGTATTCGACACTAAAGAAAAAGCCAAATAAGCAGGTAAAATAATAGCCCCTAAAGCCGCCAACATCCCCAAAATAACCAAAGGTTTGTTAGAAGGCCCATACTGAGTTCTATAGGGATCGATCGCCAACTTTTCTGGTTTAATTAAATCCCGTAATGCTACCGGACGCTTAAATCTGATTCGTCGATCGTCCAACTTTTCTAATAAAATCCAACCAGCTTCTCCCTCTTCCTCACACAACCGCTGCAAAACTTCTGGATCTCGAAAAATATCTCGATTAGCCCGAACGATTTTAAACTCCCAACCTGTTAAACGTAATTCACGCGGTACGCCCTGCGATCCTCCTTGGGGAGAAATGTGATTAGATTGCCCAAGCATTTCCATCTCGGTGTTAATCTTGGATTCATAACGAGTCAAAGTTTCTTCCTCCTGTTCCTCTTTTTCCACCACTGACTGATACCAGCGCATCCATCCACCAAGGGCTGTTGCCTGGACACCAAGGCTACCGACAAATAAAGTTAAAAGCGTAATTTCTAGCATCTTTTGATAGTCTATTCCACATTTTGCAGTTGTAGATCTTCTCGATCGGGAAATAATTTAATTATCTAAAATTAGTACAATGTGGCAGAAATAAATATACAGTTAAGTGCAAATGAAAAAGCTTTGGACAAACCTTCTTCCGTTCTGCCTGATTGCCCTAGTAGCCCAAATTGGATTTATCAAGATTCCTTATGCCTGATGCTTTTCCACTGGCAGATAACCTTCCATCAAACAATCTGGGCCAACAGTTCGCCAAGTAACTCTTTCCAAAGTTAAAGCTTCTGTCATTTTTTGGAAACCTAAATCACCCACAGGAGAAGGTGACATATTACCACCGATAATTTTGGGGGCAATAAA
This window contains:
- a CDS encoding amino acid ABC transporter ATP-binding protein — encoded protein: MSEQNPIIIAQNVHKYYGQFHVLKGVNLTVNKGEVVVLMGPSGSGKSTFIRTFNALEEYQKGRIEIDGITLDNNTRNIDTIRREVGMVFQQFNLFPHLTVLQNITLAPIWVRKRSQKQAEETAMQLLERVGILQQASKYPAQLSGGQQQRVAIARALAMQPKIMLFDEPTSALDPEMVREVLDVMRTLAQSGMTMVVVTHEVGFAREVADRVILMDSGLIVEEATPNEFFQRPQEERTRQFLSQIL